In the Cydia splendana chromosome 2, ilCydSple1.2, whole genome shotgun sequence genome, one interval contains:
- the LOC134806144 gene encoding ATP synthase mitochondrial F1 complex assembly factor 1 gives MDISRLVQRVSVLALRSSAVRLDSCRSISTSNIRMEKAMEKLQTNPYYEKYADRIASLQKTDPKEFLERVARTVSPERKPNGAGKAPVDTSQYSSVLNPKEALPEGVATEEKKLDAIFKTELVKDKDASEIQVIWQEYHKDKDVIAATIPADTYTGLRENMKQFPSFLFPLPRDQGYEFIVCQSFGHSVHFTPLLAFQVHKENAPECLTMVHYTELKDKGIVLMRGEYDKNVLSGREALCLANQFQLYYGASAEPARRELLQCFTTSPDNFKHMDLIAQLENISLV, from the exons AGCTTTGAGATCGTCGGCAGTACGCCTAGATAGCTGCAGAAGTATATCCACATCGAATATCAGAATGGAGAAGGCAATGGAAAAACTACAGACCAACCCCTACTACGAGAAGTATGCAGACCGCATCGCGAGCCTGCAGAAAACTGATCCCAAGGAATTCCTGGAGCGTGTTGCGCGCACAGTGAGCCCGGAGCGCAAACCCAACGGCGCGGGCAAAGCCCCAGTGGATACTAG tCAATATTCTTCAGTGCTAAATCCTAAAGAAGCTTTACCAGAGGGCGTAGCTACAGAAGAAAAAAAGCTAGATGCTATATTTAAAACTGAGCTAGTGAAAGACAAAGATGCATCAGAGATTCAAGTTATCTGGCAAGAGTACCACAAGGACAAAGATGTGATCGCAGCAACAATTCCTGCTGATACATATACTGGCTTACGTGAGAATATGAAGCAGTTCCCGTCATTCCTGTTCCCGCTGCCTCGGGACCAGGGCTACGAGTTCATAGTTTGTCAAAGCTTTGGGCATTCTGTGCATTTTACTCCACTACTGGCATTCCAG GTTCACAAAGAAAATGCTCCAGAATGTCTGACAATGGTCCACTACACTGAACTGAAGGACAAGGGTATTGTGTTGATGCGTGGCGAATATGACAAG AATGTGCTAAGCGGGCGCGAGGCACTGTGTCTGGCTAACCAGTTCCAGTTATACTATGGTGCCAGTGCAGAACCAGCACGCCGTGAGCTCCTGCAGTGCTTCACCACCAGCCCTGACAATTTCAAACACATGGACCTCATTGCACAGCTGGAAAATATTTCCCTTGTCTAG